The DNA sequence GAAGACGATCCGTTTCCTCATCGGATCGAAACATTTCTCGAATTGCTTCATCCTGTAGATCGACCACGGGTAGAGGAGGCCGCTCAACGACATCTCCACGGAGGCGAACCTTTTGATATAGAGTACCGCCTCCACACCCAATCTGGGGAAGATCGCTGGTTCCTTGCTCGTGGGCAGGCTGTCTGGGATGAAAGTGGCCAACCGATTCGAATGGCCGGCTCCATCAGCGATATCCACGATCGCAAGATGGCCGAAGACTTGCTTCGAGCACAAAACCAGTTACTCCAAGAGATGGCTCGCTCTGAACGTCGGGCACTGGAGGAACGAGAACAAGCCCAGAGCCGAATGGTCGAATCCGCCAAGCTTGCTGGACTTGGTCAACTGGTCGCAGGAGTCGCGCACGAAATAAACAATCCCTTGGCGTTTGTCGGGAACAATGTAGCCGTCCTTCAACGCGATCTATCAGAGCTTCATGAACTCATGCGATTTTATCGTTCTGCTGATCCGTTGATAAGATCTCATGACCCCTATTTGTATGAGAGAATTCACGAATTTTGCGAAGAAATTGACATTGACTATACACTTGATAATCTTCGCGGCATTTTGGAGCGTACACGTGATGGTCTTCGGCGAATTCACGACATTGTCAAAGACCTTCGAGCATTCGCTAGGCTCGATGAGGGAGACCTGTCCGAGGTGGATCTCAACGTCGGAATCGAGTCCTCGATCAACATCATTCTTGGCTATGCGAAAAAACAACAGGTTGACCTGATACCGCAGCTAAACTCCTTGCCCTTGGTACTCTGTCATGCAGCCAAGATGAATCAGGTGTTAATGAATCTTGTTGTCAATGCAATTGACGCCTGCCAACCCGGTGGCTCTGTGACCATTCGATCTCAGAGCGACCACAAGACAGGTGAAGTTTGCATCGAAGTCTTGGACGATGGTTGTGGAATCGATCCCTCAATTCGTGATCGGATTTTCGACCCTTTTTTTACAACCAAACCGGTTGGTGTAGGAACGGGACTTGGGTTGTCCATCAGCTACGGAATTGTTCAAGATCACGGTGGTCGGATTGAGGTCGACTCGACTCCCGGAGGAGGTTCCAGGTTCAGCGTGCGATTGCCCTTGAAACCACCGTTTCTCGTTCCCAATGCCGTGATGCATGGGTCAGTGTAAGCTTAAAGTGCCGACACGACTTATGCAATCGAATAAGGGTGCCATTCCTTTATTTTCATTCAGCGAGTGTTTGATGAACTGGCCAGATACCTCGAATGAGTTCCCGCTGGGGGATGGACGCTTTGGCTCGGCCGTGGAACGCCCCACCGATCGTGAGTCCCTGGCCGCATGCGTGCTCAAGCACGTGTCTGATGGAGCAGCCATTTATCCGCAAGGGGGCCGTACGGCATTGGAAACAGGTGGGCCTCCGGATCGTCCTGGAATCGTGCTCGATGTTCAGGGCTTGAGTCGGGTCATCGATTATCCGGTGGCGGACATGACAGTTACGGTCGAGGCGGGAATGACCCTGGCCGCATTACAACAACTCCTTCGCAGCGAGGGTCAGCGTCTACCGCTTCATGCTCCATTCGCCGAGCGTGCGACCCTGGGAGCGATCTACGCGACGGATACCAGCGGACCAACTCGCTTCGGTCTTGGACGCCCCCGAGACCAGATTATCGGTGTTGCGTTTGTCACGTCTCACGGGGCCGTCGTCAAAGGGGGTGGGCGGGTTGTCAAAAACGTTGCGGGTTACGATTTCCCGAAACTGCTCACCGGTTCATATGGTTCGCTTGGGACCATCGTCGAGCTGACTTTGAAAACACGACCCATGCCGGAATCAACGGCGATGATCTGGACTCAGTGGCCATCGAGTGATCGGCTTGAGCCGATTCTCGCAGCCTTGAATACTTCGCGATCTCGACCGGTTGTGTTCGAGCTCCTCAATGCTCCAGCAGCGGAATCAGTGTCCCGAGACGCAGAACTCGATCTTCCGACGTCGGGACAGATTTTAATCATGGGTGTCGAGGGGACTTCGGATGTGGTGCAATGGCAACTTGATGTTCTGGGAGCAGAGTTAGCTGCTGCAACAGATCGTATCGAGGTTCGCGACGCCGATGCAGATCGACTTCTGCAATCGCTCACTTCCCATCCGGCAGAGGAGGCGGCCATGAGCTTCAAGGCTTCGCTCTTGCCGTCCGCCATGACTCGGTTCCTCGCAGAGGTGGACCCTGAGCGGTGGGCTTCTCAATGTCATGCCGGGAGTGGTGTCGTCTGGGGCTTGGCTCTATCTTCGGTCCCGATCGTCGAGCTTGCTGAGGATATCTCTCGTTTTCGAGACCTTGCCGTGGCCTCGGAAGGGAACCTGATCCTGCCCCGATGTCCGACCGATCGCAAAGGAGATCTTGGGGTCTGGGGATACCCTCGTGGTGATTGGGAACTGGCCAGGATGATCAAACGATCGCTTGATCCGGCTGGGGCGATGAACCCAGGCCGGTTCCTTTGATACAATTGAGAGACCTCAGAATTCGCTCCTCACCGCTATCGCACTCTTTCCTACCCATTGGTTGCGAGCCGTTTCATGACGACCGCCGAATCTTCGACCCGGACGGTTGCTTCCGCCAAGCCTGTTGAGGACCCGGCCTCCAAGTCCTCCCGACCGGTTGAAGCAGGGGTCGACCTGGACTGGCTGGCCTCGAAAATTGATTACCGTCGGTTTCAGGAATGCATTCATTGCGGCCTTTGTACCGCAAGTTGCCCGACATACGTTGAAACTGGAAACGAAAAC is a window from the Tautonia rosea genome containing:
- a CDS encoding PAS domain-containing sensor histidine kinase; translation: MRLTTLVLAPAQAILPVEHPLALVSIILLVALLIASLATIRLLRTRAARLDEELRAQSLERGKAEDAWLVSEAFYHSLVENLPQNIFRKDAQGRFTFANRRFCNSLGRELNEILGRTDRDFYPEDLAEKYRRDDLRVMQSGEVLEDVEGHVTTEGEVRRVQVTKSPLRDPSGEVVGLQCIFWDVTEQYRTLEALAESEERFALAVRGTNDGLWDWDPRTNDTYYSPRFKHLLGFGEDDPFPHRIETFLELLHPVDRPRVEEAAQRHLHGGEPFDIEYRLHTQSGEDRWFLARGQAVWDESGQPIRMAGSISDIHDRKMAEDLLRAQNQLLQEMARSERRALEEREQAQSRMVESAKLAGLGQLVAGVAHEINNPLAFVGNNVAVLQRDLSELHELMRFYRSADPLIRSHDPYLYERIHEFCEEIDIDYTLDNLRGILERTRDGLRRIHDIVKDLRAFARLDEGDLSEVDLNVGIESSINIILGYAKKQQVDLIPQLNSLPLVLCHAAKMNQVLMNLVVNAIDACQPGGSVTIRSQSDHKTGEVCIEVLDDGCGIDPSIRDRIFDPFFTTKPVGVGTGLGLSISYGIVQDHGGRIEVDSTPGGGSRFSVRLPLKPPFLVPNAVMHGSV
- a CDS encoding FAD-binding oxidoreductase, translated to MNWPDTSNEFPLGDGRFGSAVERPTDRESLAACVLKHVSDGAAIYPQGGRTALETGGPPDRPGIVLDVQGLSRVIDYPVADMTVTVEAGMTLAALQQLLRSEGQRLPLHAPFAERATLGAIYATDTSGPTRFGLGRPRDQIIGVAFVTSHGAVVKGGGRVVKNVAGYDFPKLLTGSYGSLGTIVELTLKTRPMPESTAMIWTQWPSSDRLEPILAALNTSRSRPVVFELLNAPAAESVSRDAELDLPTSGQILIMGVEGTSDVVQWQLDVLGAELAAATDRIEVRDADADRLLQSLTSHPAEEAAMSFKASLLPSAMTRFLAEVDPERWASQCHAGSGVVWGLALSSVPIVELAEDISRFRDLAVASEGNLILPRCPTDRKGDLGVWGYPRGDWELARMIKRSLDPAGAMNPGRFL